caaatgaaacttggatcAACCTTAGGGGCTTCATAGGGATCCCAATCAAACACATctatattctttttcaaaaacataaccaactccatcttctcctgatGTGGTAGCCGAACACTGACCTGAAATAATTTTTCAGGGTCATCACCAATAAGAAACTTTTCTAATTCTTCACATGTTGCCTCCTCTACTGTCACTGCATTGGGCGCATCCAGAGacattaattgctataagtcctctgcaaccgaggccgaggactctggTTTAGCCTGATGTAAAACTGCAACCGATATACACTACCTCGCCACTGATTGGctcccaagaatttcttcaatcaatccCCTCGACGGGAACTTCACtttgacatgtagagttgaggaaacagcACCTAAAACATGCAAACAAGGCCTTGCCACGATGGCCGTATATAGGGAATAAGCGttaaccacaatgaaatccacgtcGATAGTTTCCAAACCTGACTGCACGGGCAAACAAATTTATCCCTTTGGTATGACGGCctttccttcaaaacttattaatggGGAATCATAAGCTGTAAGATCCTTGAGCTTCAGATTAAGCCCCTTAAACAAGTCAAGGTACATAATATTCGTGccactaccctgatcaaccatcactctcttcacatcatagcCCCTTATCCTTAATGTAACCACCAGAGCATCGTCATGCGGTtgaatggtcccaaccttatctttATTCGAGAAGCCCAAAATCGGTGGAGTATCCcttttaatcctcttcggccttGAGCCAGACTCCTTGGCGAGAATATGTGACAcagacatcaccctagtaggacaggaGCCAGTCCTGCCAGGAGCAGTgaaaatgacattaatcgttcccaagcgAGTTCGGGATGAGTTGTTACTCTGATTAATTGAACCTGAATGGCTTCCTTGTCCATTGGGCTGATACAAaaattgcttcaactttccttcACTAACCAACTGCTTCAAATGGTTCCATAGTGTCTGACAATTCTCAGTAGTATGACCTATGTCCTGATGATATTGACAAATGAGATTCTAATTTCGCTTCGTAGGATTTCTAGCCATCTTgctgggccatttgaagtatggttccTTCCGAATCTTCTCCAACAATTGGTGtaccggttctcggaatacagtgttAATTACTTGAGGAATGGTTGAACACGATTGACTAgcgaaatctctcctcggcctattgttgttgtatctgtccgacctgataTCCCTCCTCTGCTGAGGGATAACTTTCACCTTCCCTTTTtcttgctgctgatcttcctcgacccgtttgtactcgtcaatatgGTCCATGAGCTGACGTACACTCTGTATAAGCTTTTTGGTtagagatttccttaagtcgtgATTAGttggaagacctaccttaaaagTGTTAATCACCACCTCTTCAAAATCGCcatcgatttcattaaacatctcctagtatCTATCATACGTTTTCAAGGTCTttccctccctcatggccatggacaacaatgagtccaaaggctGAGGAACCCTACTGCAGGTAATGAATCAAGAgccaaatgccctagtgagctccatgaaagaatcaataGAACCCGCCTTCaggccattaaaccatctcatcgccACAGGTCCTAAGTTAGAAgagaagactttgcacattaaagtttcattcttagagTGTACCACCATtctctgattgaaatgactcacgtgctccactggGTTTATtttgccattatagatggtgaacgtgggctgagtgaaccgtCGTGGAAGCCTTCCTTTTTCAATCCTGCGTGTgaaaggtgacttggagatttgatGCAACGCCttgctcatagcatcgtttcccAAGCCCTTGGAGGAAGACTTCTTATCCCTACAACCATGAAGATCGTCTTTCTCATACGAGAAAGTTTAGGAGGAGTTCTGGACCTTGGCCTGTAACTACTGCCTTGGGAGCCCTCGGAAGAAGGATCAGAAAGAGATGGTGTCCGCCTCCGTCTCGCACGGTGcaacttcttcttaaggtgatcaatctccttctaCATGGCCTTCATATCATCCTCATGGGGGACTCTGCATCCACCACGCGAACGACTCCCACCAGTGTGCATTGTATGTAcactaccctctcgatccctttCACGTTTAAGATGTTGAAaatgatcctcacgctgggaccCCTGAAACTCTGCATGATGCAGATCTGAGCCTGCCATAGTATTCCAATTCCTTAAACACAAggtccccacagacggcgccaatcgtaagtgcacaatttgtacccggacccaaccacgtgatgggttcaggcccaaaaagccttatacaatcaaatttgtagagtgtgggcttgaaacctaggttttatggatattggacaacTGGTAGGTGAGCTAGATCGCCTCAATGGataaaaataacagaaaatatcttcggacgtaagccgaggatgacttgtattgcctttccttctttaaacaataaattaaaactcaagGTGATGTGTACAAtgctatttctctttttcttgtcCAATCCCCCTCTCTAATGCCTCTTTAGTTCTCTTATATCACTCTTTTTCCTCCTTTCCtcttccacgtgtagcacagatcgcccaattagatacttgtcccatccatcaccttcttgaagttttcaaaaaatagctggaaggctgaccactactgttcagaggttatttccccattaatgcggccagagaggtaggtgcagagcctttaatgcggtggtagtagctttcttcaagatatttctcattcattATTCCtgtctatagttttttttttttttttgtagaatatATCTCCACCCAATGGACCTTCCAGAATTTCCTTCCAAACATCCTGACACGTCGTACAATCTTCACCTGACTTGGCCGAGGAGACGCCCCTCCTCGGATAATCCCTATCAACCTCTCCAACAATAGTTTATTTGTGGGCTTTAAAGCCCTGCTCGGACAGGTAAATACCctcaaatcaggcccaaggccccaAAGCGTATTTTGGCCATCCTGCCCCTACAATGTTTATTTTGAGTCAGTTTATTATCGTCCTTTTCTTTTAGCTTTCTAGGTTATTTGTTCATCTACAATTTTTTAAGGtctcacttcttcttctttttttttttcctaaaaacaaCCATACTTTAACTAAATTTAAATGAAGGCATTCAAcgaaatgccaaataatttttttttttaaaatagttgcTGTATTTAACTGAAATATTTACAGCTCTAGATTAGAACCCAAACTGGGATATTTCTATGGTCTTTTGAAGACAAGTGACTTGGATGTGGGCCATCAACCAAGTCCTCAGTTGAGCAGTTTGAAGGAGTGTAACGCAGTGTCAGAGCATGTGATGGGaattgaacaaagtttctctccaaattagtttggagaaaaacttttcaaacttctcatatatttcttttttgggtataaattttgaaaatctaaccgttgaatttcatgttccttatgttcttaacatgcatatcaaatttcgttcaaatcagatattatttactatttgatcagttaacttattttttatatacaagtttaaattacaaaaacttgaaattgtaacatttatttgataacatagcaattgatatttgatttttttaaaattttataagcatTAAGGATGCAATAAGAACATACGatttaatggttagattttcgaAATTCAtacttataaatatatatgatgagtttgtatactctctctccaaattaatttgaagaaaaactttGTTGATGAAATTATGATCGGACCGAATTTGTAATGTGAAAGGAAGGAGTGGATGGTGTCTTTTCAAAAAGATTCCAAGGCCACTAAAAGTATCCTaaatacagagagagagagagagagagatgtataAAATTTGTCGTTATTGCACCATGAAAATGATTGCAACGGAAATTCCTCCACTCTTCTCAATAATTTAGAAGACCTGAACATTTCAGAAGTCATCGCACGAAGTTACCTGGGAAATTTCTCGGATGACTTACAGTATTTCTCGGATGACTTACAGTATGTGTATAGCGTATTAAAAACTCCATGACGAGTCACAAGTAGCACACAGCAACTACACACTTCACAAACACAAAGCAAATACACACTTCACAAGCATGACACACTCCATTTCAGTTTCCATAATGGACGTTGTAGGTATTAGTTTAGTTTTTGCCTATGCTGCTAATATGGTTACTACTACCCCATTAGTGGCAGCATCTGAATCTTCAGCACTTGATCTGGAATCAAAAGCTCTACTTGAGAGTGGGTGGTGGAGTGACCATACTAACGACACTTCAAGTCGCTGTGGGTCGGGGTGGCTCGGTATAACTTGTGATAAAGCTGGAAGCATCATAGAGATTGACCTTGCAGATAAGTTCCAGGTGGGAGATAAGTTCAGTCAATTCAACTTCTCTTGCTTCCCAAATTTGGTAAGTCTTAGTCTTGCTGGAACTGGACTTAGGGGCTGCATCCCGCAAGAGATAGGTGCTCTTTCAAAACTCAAGCACCTTGACTTGTCTAAGAATTCTCTTACAGGTGAGCTACCTCTTTCTCTTGCAACTCTTACCCAATTAGAAAAGCTTGACATTTCTTCCAATGAACTCAGTGGTCTCATTCCCCAAGAATTAGGGAATTTGAATAACCTTCTAGAACTACACCTCAATTCAAACAAACTTAATGGTACCATTCCTTCAAATATAGGAAAGCTAGAGAAGCTGGTTTCTTTGGACCTAGCATATAACATGCTCACTGGGCAAATCCCTTACACATTGGGTTACTTAACCAGTTTGACCCATTTGTCTCTTGGTTCCAACCATATCAATGGGTCCATTCCTCCCCAAATAGCCAAACTAAGAAAACTCAGTCACTTGAGCCTCGATAGTAATGAACTTATTGGCCTAATCCCTGTAGCTGTGGGTGATTTATCTGATTTAGAAACTCTGTCCCTTAGTTCGAACAAACTCAAAGGTTCCATCCCCCAAGAGATAGCGATGTTGACCAAATTGTCTTCCTTGGTTCTCAGTGTTAATAGTCTCAGTGGACCAATTCCTTCATCCTTGGGTGCTTTAACCAATTTGAAGGCTCTCGACATTCATTCAAACCAAATAAATGGTGTTATATATAGTCAAATTGGATTTAATAACCTTTTGGAGGACCTTGACCTATCAAACAACTACATATCTGGCACTATACCGTATGAGCTTACTCTACTAACGCACCTGAAAAACCTCAAACTTTCTTCAAACAAACTTTCTGGCAAGATACCTCTTGGTATAGAAAAACTTGACTCTCTTTCTACTCTAGACCTGTCCCAAAATGAGCTGATCGGTCCCATTCCAACTAACCTTTCGGATATGTTGGAGAAGTTGTTATTGAGCCACAACAACTTAAATGGAAGCATTCCCTTTCAAATTGGTAGCCTTAGCTTGCTAAACACTCTAGACCTTAGTCATAACCTTATAAGTGGAGAAATCCCTTCATATCTTGGAAATTTGACAAACTTAAGGACCCTGGATCTCAGCTACAATAATCTCACTGGCAACATTCCCTTTTCTCTCCTTAAcaagccaaaaataaatttgtctTACAATCTTTTGAATGGTACAATCCCAGAAACTTTAGCGAAGGATCTTCCACCAGAGTCATTAACGGGGAATAAGGATTTACACTTCGACAATACAGATTGCTCTCTTTGCATTCCGTCCTCCCCACCTGTTGGCTCCATGAACAATGGAAAAAGCAAGAAAGTCATGGAACCCAAAACTATTCCTCTTCCCATCGTAACTTTCCTTGTCTTCTTATTAGTTGGAAGTTTGTTATTCTCTCTATGTAAATTTGAGAATAAGCAATCTGAGgcaagagagaagaagaatggcGACATATTCTGCTTTTGGAATTATGATGGAAAAATTGCATACGAAGACATCATTGAAGCAACAGAGGACTTTGACATCAAATACTGTATTGGAACAGGTGGTTATGGTAGTGTTTACAAAGCACAATTGCCCAATGGCAAAGTGGTTGCCTTAAAGAAACTTCATTGTTATGAGGCTAAGAATCCAGCTTTTGACAACAGTTTCAAGAATGAGGTGAAAATGCTAACAGAAATTCGACATAAGAACATTGTCAAACTTCATGGGTTTTGTTTACACAAGCAATGCATGTTTTTGATTTATGAATACATGAAAAGGGGAAGCCTATTTTGTGTCCTAAACAATGATCTTGTAGCTGTGCAATTGGATTGGACTAAGAGGGTGAATGTCATTAAAAGCATAGCGCATGCTTTATCTTACTTGCATAATGATTGCACCCCAGCAATTGTACATCGAGACATAACGACCAACAATGTGCTACTGAACTCGAAGTGGGAGGCTTTTGTCTCAGACTTTGGCTCAGCTCGATTCCTTGATCCTGCCTCCTCAAATCAAACTATAGTTGCCGGAACTTATGGATATGTTGCCCCAGGTAAACTATTTATCTCGTTGATCCCTATTTATTAATCTTTTTCACTACCACATCTTAGTTTAAAAAGGTTGAAAATTGATACTAAGTGGGCTTGCCAAACAGTCATGGttgttgaattttataaatatgttaTTATAACAGCTGTATCACTAAGGTGTAATATAAACATGCACATTGAACTTTGTATGCTATAACATATTAAGtttgttcacaatattttgtgCCTTCAATTGtgaacaaaaaagaagttcAGTACTCATTGATAAAAGAAGAAACGATCACTGATTTCGTTAATTgcattctttttataaaaaaaattttcctccaaTGCAGAGCTTGCCTATACTATGGTTGTGACTAAAAGATGcgatgtttatagttttggagtGGTAGCACTAGAAACATTAATTGGGAGGCATCCAAGAGAGATGTTGCCATCATTGTTGTCActatcttctcaaaaaacaatGCTATATGAAGTGCTAGACCAACGCCTTCCACCTCCGGATCAAGTGGTTGCCCATGATATTGTTCTCATTGCAGCAATTGCATTTGCATGCCTACACACCAATCCAAAGTCTCGGCCAACAATGAAATGTGTGTCTCAAGAATTTCTTGTCCAACAGCCACCACCAACCAAGCCATTAGAAGGAATCTCACTAAGACAGCTATGGAATCAAGAAATCTACATGGTTTGTCAGATGGAAACTAAACcatgaatttttgttttctgggtGAGTATCATATTTGTCAAAAGACAGATAAAATGgtactaatgaaaaaaaaaaaaaaaaaaaactaatattgcACTGAAATTAATTTTCCTTTCTAATTGCATCATCATAATATTACTGTTTATGCTATTGCCATTCATTCAGAGCCAAAATG
This genomic stretch from Castanea sativa cultivar Marrone di Chiusa Pesio chromosome 1, ASM4071231v1 harbors:
- the LOC142633730 gene encoding uncharacterized protein LOC142633730 gives rise to the protein MFNEIDGDFEEVVINTFKVGLPTNHDLRKSLTKKLIQSVRQLMDHIDEYKRVEEDQQQEKGKVKVIPQQRRDIRSDRYNNNRPRRDFASQSCSTIPQVINTVFREPDIGHTTENCQTLWNHLKQLVSEGKLKQFLYQPNGQGSHSGSINQSNNSSRTRLGTINVIFTAPGRTGSCPTRVMSVSHILAKESGSRPKRIKRDTPPILGFSNKDKVGTIQPHDDALVVTLRIRGYDVKRVMVDQGSGTNIMYLDLFKGLNLKLKDLTAYDSPLISFEGKAVIPKG
- the LOC142616106 gene encoding uncharacterized protein LOC142616106; translation: MTHSISVSIMDVVGISLVFAYAANMVTTTPLVAASESSALDLESKALLESGWWSDHTNDTSSRCGSGWLGITCDKAGSIIEIDLADKFQVGDKFSQFNFSCFPNLVSLSLAGTGLRGCIPQEIGALSKLKHLDLSKNSLTGELPLSLATLTQLEKLDISSNELSGLIPQELGNLNNLLELHLNSNKLNGTIPSNIGKLEKLVSLDLAYNMLTGQIPYTLGYLTSLTHLSLGSNHINGSIPPQIAKLRKLSHLSLDSNELIGLIPVAVGDLSDLETLSLSSNKLKGSIPQEIAMLTKLSSLVLSVNSLSGPIPSSLGALTNLKALDIHSNQINGVIYSQIGFNNLLEDLDLSNNYISGTIPYELTLLTHLKNLKLSSNKLSGKIPLGIEKLDSLSTLDLSQNELIGPIPTNLSDMLEKLLLSHNNLNGSIPFQIGSLSLLNTLDLSHNLISGEIPSYLGNLTNLRTLDLSYNNLTGNIPFSLLNKPKINLSYNLLNGTIPETLAKDLPPESLTGNKDLHFDNTDCSLCIPSSPPVGSMNNGKSKKVMEPKTIPLPIVTFLVFLLVGSLLFSLCKFENKQSEAREKKNGDIFCFWNYDGKIAYEDIIEATEDFDIKYCIGTGGYGSVYKAQLPNGKVVALKKLHCYEAKNPAFDNSFKNEVKMLTEIRHKNIVKLHGFCLHKQCMFLIYEYMKRGSLFCVLNNDLVAVQLDWTKRVNVIKSIAHALSYLHNDCTPAIVHRDITTNNVLLNSKWEAFVSDFGSARFLDPASSNQTIVAGTYGYVAPELAYTMVVTKRCDVYSFGVVALETLIGRHPREMLPSLLSLSSQKTMLYEVLDQRLPPPDQVVAHDIVLIAAIAFACLHTNPKSRPTMKCVSQEFLVQQPPPTKPLEGISLRQLWNQEIYMVCQMETKP